The sequence GGTTCtatcatttttctcttttaaaatATGAAGAGATGTAATTTTGTGATCAAACCTCATATAATTTGGAAACTCTTGCTTTCAATGCTGGGTTAATATGTTAGCTCTAGATGCTAATTTTGCAAAGAGTTCTTGATTAATACAAAATTTACAATTGAGTGAAGAGTAATAAAACATCATGTTGAATATGTACATGTTACAAAAGGATTCGGTACAaaaccaaagctcatcaagaaagTACAGTAGTATATATCACATCTAACATGTCCATTCCCTGTTTCATCTCCATCTCATGCATCTTATGACTTGTGATACCACTACTACAAGAGAGAGCTCTTGATGAACAATTTTAAAATaggaaggggaaaaaaaaaaaaagaaaaggagaaccTTTTAGCAACAAATGAATAACTGAGCAAATGCTATGGTTGGCTATAAATATCAAGTCCCAAAGCATTTGAAATGTTAAATTAGCTTGAAGCAAAAGCTTGtcattcctcatgctcttgccaGCTACAAACTGATATCATCACGTGTGTCTAAGCCTTCTTCCTTCTACATAGCGCGAATCGCAATTAAAACTGCAGAGATAACGATAAGTGTAAGCTACATTACATACAAAATACCAAGGACGATGTATCATATTTTTATAGTGACAGATGAGGAAACGACCAGAGTCTATGGTAATTGGGAAGAGATGCTGAACAAACATGGTGCTAAAAAGTAACAAGTTATTCAACAAAGTCATGAGCCATGGTTTACTATATGATATTTGGAAACTCCCCAATAATGAGCAACAAAGTCAACTCAACAAAAGAGGGAAAAAATAAGCAGGAAGTGATGGCAACATGTGCAACCTTTTCCAACTAAGGAATCAACTATAACCTAGAGATTATATAGTAAACCCAACTTATAAGCAAGAAGGCCATTCAATTATCAAATTACTTAAATTCCAAAGTTGCAAGAAGGTTTTTATCACTAAGAAATTGAAGGACATGCAAGTACACTTGTGTCTATATGAATGTGGAACACACGGTTGCACAGAGATACAAACAACTTACCAATCAAGCAAAGGAGAACAACAATAGAAACTGTTATTCGAACTGGTTGACTGTATCGCATTTGGTATTGAGATCTTCGAATCTGTCTCTGAATAGCACCATACCATCCATAAAGTTGCTTGTCATAAGATTCATCAGAACTTTCAAGACAACTCTGACTTTTTTCAAAGGATGCCTTGTTGCCCTTTTTCAATTAGATAAAGAAGGAATTAGAGTATTAGTAAACCAACCAATGTATAAATTTTCTTTCTTTAATAAAAGTGCTACTGAAGTATGTTTCCATATCAGCAAAACAGCAAGATCAGGTTAAGAACAAACCTTTTTCAATTCGGTCATTGGAAGTAGTGCATTATCGGATTCTTTATGATTCAGCTTTCTATAACCATTCCTAGGCCACTTCAACACAGGTACGGATCCCATCGAACTAAGAAATGCCGATAAACTTGCTACCTTAGGCATAAAGACAACACAATAGACGAGCCCAATCAATAGACCAAAATATTTTTTACAGGTCGTCTCGAAATTTAGAAATTATGAACATAACAACGAAAATGAAAATGAATAGAAATTGGGaacaaaagtaattattttataaaCCCTAATCGCGATCCTTTCTGTCAATAAACAAGAAATTCTACTGTCACTCATCACATAAACATATCTAAGTTTCCAATATCCATCATGTATAATTCACGAATTGATGCAAGTGTGAGGCGGCTTTATACTTCCAGTTTAAGCAATTGCCATAACACTTCTGACCACAGTCATTGACAGTAAAATGAACTGATCATCTTACTATAGACAACCAAAACAGAAATAGTGACAAATGACAATAAAGATGTGAATTGCAGTGTAGTAAGAAACTATGATTATTTCACAGTGGAGTTACCAAACATAAGTCAGAAACAAGCTAATACCTTTTGCAATGAGCGACCACATAGAACTCTCAATGCATCATGGAAGTCTCTATATTTTTCAAACTGAACCACAATCTTACAGTAAAGGCCTGAAACCAGGTCTCCGCTGTCTTCATTCGCAACCTTACCTGGATCATCGTCCTCAGCAACATTAAGATTCCTattaaatgtaaattacagaacaAGAAAATTATGTACACCCATAGTAAGGTGAAATATGATAATTCTCATATAAGTATCAGTATAGGGTGGAATATAACAACATTTAACAATAAGTAACAGCAAATTAAGAAGGTTCATTGTACTGCTTAAAAAGGTCAAAGAAACAAAATCGTCGAAGGAAAAAATATAGCCTTCACCTCCAACCTAATCCTGATTAAAAATTTTTGTTccttgaaaaataaaaacattgaaaataagaagaattaaaCTGCTAAGCCTTTCTCACTAGCTCGGATCAGCTACATTGATTAAACTTGACCACTTTTACTTCAAGGACCTTATAGACAAATTTATAGTCATTACCACTTTACATTACTACTAATTTCATGGTTTAcacaaaaaataagaagaatgaacgCAGAGACAAACCTCGAGTATTAAACGCAAAAAACTGTTCCCAATCTTTCTTCATTGCCTCAAAGTCATCCGAAACGGGAACAGAAACATCAAGCTTGAACTTAACCCCTTCAAGATTCAGCTCAATCCCGTTCATCTTCTCCACCAACCTCTTCCTCCACTCCCAAACCCTCTTCTCAACCGCACCCTCGCCttcctcatcttcttcttcaatgaaCTCGAGATTCCAGATCCTGAGAGTCCCCGAAGCAACAGGCTCCTCGCGCTTCCGCTTCTTGAGGTCCCTCACGCGCTTAACGCCGAGGTCGTCCTCGGGAATCGCGAGGGAGTGTTGGGGTTGTTGGTCGTTGCTAATTAAATTATTTGATCATATACTGAAAGCAAgattataaaagaaagaaagaaaaagaaaatcgaAAGAACTGATAACATTCGAACCACAAATAACAAACAAAACTATTGTTATTAAAATAGTTTATTAAATCTTACAAACCATAAATGTTAAGCAACACACTCAGTATGTATGAATACTTTACTTTGTACAACTCATTATGTATCAACagacctaaaaaaccctaaggcATAGCCATCATAGCCAAGTTGcaagataatatgaatgaaacTGTGTGATATAAAGAAAAGGATGATCAAGAACCCTGTCAGCAGTCCACCTCTTGCTAGGATCCTTGGTAAAGCATTTTTCCAGAAAATCATGGCAGAAAAAACCGATTCCCTGCGGCTTCCTGGGTGATAGTTCATGATGCTCAACCAAGTACCTCAACTCCTCAATAAGCAAAGGGCTCTCACCCCAGGCAGGCAATCCAGTGAGCATTTCAATCACTATGCAACCAAGTGCCCATATATCCATCGGAGCATCAATATGACCGGAAAACGCTTCTGGCGACAAGTATGACGGCGTACCTCTCGGCTTGGACTTCCACAACTCAACATCTGCTTTCTCCTCTTTGGTTTTCGATAATCCAAAATCTGCAATCTTCAATTGATAGTTTGCAATCTCTTTATCCAATGAAGGAAACACAAGAATGTTCTCCGGCTTGAGGTCACAGTGGACGATTCCTTTGCGATGAATATGTGAAAGTCCTTTAACAATCATGCGTGCATAGACACTCACCTCAGTCTCGGGGAGAGGTTTCTTGTGGATCAAGTCAGCCAAAGAACCATAAGGAGCATACTCCAAGAAAAGATTGTAGAATTGATGTCCGTGCTCTACGGTGATCTCAGTTCCAAAGCATTCAATAATTTCTTGGCAACCACCGCTTTCACCTTCCCAAAGTGATTTAAAAATCTGTTCTTCTTTCTCCAGTGAGAATGCCAACCTAGGAATGGAGCTCTTTACAGCAATGAAGCTGTGAAACCGATTTTGTTCATCAACAAGAATGGCAAGAGAAACAGTGCCATAAGAACCCGCTCCCAAGACCTCCACCTTCTTCCATTGTAAATCACTCATGTTGGACTGATTTTTCTTACTCCTGAATCAACATCAAAGGTTACATGCATTAAGTGatcaaataattttatttatgaatataCAAATTTTTTTGCTTACCTGCAGTTGGCTAGTTCTTGCTCTTCTTGTGGATTCTCAACTCCAGCTTTGTGTTCGATAATTAAGGATTACTATGTTCTTTATAGCTTGTGGCTTGtgctattaattatttatatcacTTTAACGAGTTACGCGTTTGCTATCTTCTCTATCTTATCACAGTTTTGaaccaattttaatttttgaacccAAATAAAAAGTGAAATATATCTTATCACAGTTTTGAACCCAGATTTTGTTAGTAAAAAAGATTATGAAATAGAGATAATTTAATTTCAGAATCTTTGCCTCTATTTAATAGTATTTATGTTTACTATGATCTCtatgatttctttttaatttaaaagtcaaccaaatatttctttttcaaatctattTATCCGTTTATTTATCTAATCTAGTTTGATTATTCAAAAATTCGAATagatataaatttaaattaatgatttaatttaatttaataaaaataaatgtacTCATTTTGCTATATTCAGATGATTAATTATGACTAGTATTTTAACTTCCAAAGCAGAGTTTGGTCACTGAACAAACTCGTTCAAGTTGATTACTTATTAGACTAATTGTATGCATTATATGCATTATNNNNNNNNNNNNNNNNNNNNNNNNNNNNNNNNNNNNNNNNNNNNNNNNNNNNNNNNNNNNNNNNNNNNNNNNNNNNNNNNNNNNNNNNNNNNNNNNNNNNNNNNNNNNNNNNNNNNNNNNNNNNNNNNNNNNNNNNNNNNNNNNNNNNNNNNNNNNNNNNNNNNNNNNNNNNNNNNNNNNNNNNNNNNNNNNNNNNNNNNNNNNNNataattttttatttatataaaaaaatatccaTTAATTGTGCCTATCATTTTTTTCcttcatttttttctgcaagtatTAAGATTTCTAGGAGATACATATTGGTTTAAATTATTCTGCGCAGCAATTTTATTGAAATGCTCATTGAGTTTGAGGagagtttaaggtttatggttggGTTTCATAAACAAAAACAAGCACCTAAAGTGCCAATGAATATTAGTTCTATCATTTTTTGCTTTAAAATATGAGGAGacgtttatttttattaatttaatttaataaaaataaacgtATTTGTTTTATTATACTCATATAATTAATTATgattaatattttaattcttaaaacTAAATAAACATAACTGAAAAACAGAGAGCATGACCTTAAAATGAAGATTAAAATATCCACACCAATTAAACGATTTTAATATATATCTAAATGATGTATTTAATATTAAACCTTATATCTCTTAAACTTCTACTAACTTAATCTTCATGTATATATAAGTACACCTATGACTAATCAGTGTAGAAATTCACTCATTCTAACTCTTCTCTCCTCCTCTCTGGCACCATTCCTCTCGTCAAGAAAAAATGAAACCTTGAAAAAACATTAAAGTCATTTTAACACAATACATTTAAAACTATTAGACGAACTGCATGAATTATCCTTAAAAAATATCGTGATAAATAATGCTCCTTTGTGTTTTTAGAAATaaagattttttatttatataaaagtaTCCATTAATTGTGCCTATCatagtttttttttccttttttttttttttgcaaatattAAGAATTCTAGGAGATACATATTGGTTTAAATATTTCTACTGGTGATTGCATTGAAATGCTCACTGAATCTGAGAAGAGTTTAAAGTTTATGATTGGATTCCATTAACAAAAACAAGCACCTAACATGGCAATGAATATTGGATCTATCATTTTTCTCCTTTAAAGTATGAAGAGATATAATTTTGTGATCAACCTCATATAATTTGGAAACTCTTGCTTTCAATGCTGGGTTTATATGTGAGCTCTAGATGCTAATTTTGCAAAGAGTTATTGATTAATACAAAATTTACAATTGAGTGAAAAGAGTAATAAAACATCATCTTGAATATGTACATGTTACAAAAGGATTCGGTACAaaaccaaagctcatcaagaagGTACAGTAGTATATATCACATCTAACATGTCCATTCCCTCTTTCATCTCCATCTCATGCATCTTATGACTTGTGATACCACTACAAGAGAGAGCTCTTGATGAACAATTTTAAAATAGgaaggggaaaaaaaaagaagaaaaggagaaCTTTTTAGCAACAAATGAATAACTGAGCAAATGCTATGGTTGGCTATAAATATTAAATCCCAAAGCATTTGAAATGTTAAATTAGCTTGAAGCAAAAGCTTGtcattcctcatgctcttgccaGCTACAAACTGATATCAACACGTGTGTCTAAGCCTTCTTCCTTCTACATAGCGCGAATCACAATTAAAACTGCAGAGATAACGATAAGTGTAAGCTACATTACATACAAAATACCAAGGGAATCTATCTATGGTAATTGGGAAGAGATGCTGAACAAACATGGTGCTAAAAAGTAACAagttattcaaattcaaattctcaTGAGCCATGGTTTACTATATGATATTTGGAAACTCCCCAATAATGAGCAACAAAGTCAACCCAACACAAGAGGGAAAGAATAAGCAGGAAGTGATGCAACATGTGCAACCTTTTCCAACTAAGGAATCAACTATAACCTAGAGATTATATAGTAAACCCAACTTATAAGCAAGAAGGCCATTCAATTATCAAATTACTTAAATTCCAAAGTTGCAAGAAGCTTTTTATCACTAAGAAATTGAAGGACATGCAAGTACACTTGTGTCTATATGAATGTGGAACACACGGTTGCACAGAGATACAAACAACTTACCAATCAAGCAAAGGAGAACAACAATGGAAACTGTTATTCGAACTGGTTGACTGTATCGCATTTGGTATTGAGATCTTCGAATCTGTCTCTGAATGGCACCATACCATCCATAAAGTTGCTTGTCATAAGATTCATCAGAACTTTCAAGACAACTCTTACTTTTTTCGAAGGATGCCTTGTTGCCCTTTTTCAATTAGATAAAGAAGGAATTAGAGTATTAGTAAACCAACCAATGTATAAATTTTCTTTCTTTAATAGAAGTGCTACTGAAGTATGTTTCCATATCAGCAAAACAGCAAGATCAGGTTAAGAACAAACCTTTTTCAATTCGGTCATTGGAAGTAGTGCATTATCGGATTCTTTATGATTCAGCTTTCTATAACCATTCCTAGGCCACTTCAACACAGGTACGGATCCCATCGAACTAAGAAATGCCGATAAACTTGCTACCTTAGGCATAAAGACAACACAATAGACGAGCCAGTCGTCTCGAAATTTAGAAATTATGAAACACAATAACGAAAATGAAAATGAATAGAAATTgggaacaaaaataattattttataaaccCTAACAACTGAGAAAATCGGTGTTGGTTGATGAACAAAGAGAAGGTAATGAAAATGGGTCGTCAATATAAATAGAAGGACGTAATAAAAAATTATGGATCCGTGAGAAGTGAGAACATTTCTGATTAGTTTAGAATATAGATTCACGAGAAAGAAGCGGGTCCTAAGCGTAATTCATAGAGTTTTagttctttcttttgtttggtACATTCATAGTTTGATACAATTTTTTCCAAAACAATTTAGAATTCAATATAATATCTTTTGTAAAAAgttagaaaaaggaaagaaaagagttCAATAAATCAGCATAGCTAATAAGTTATCAACTTATCATaagtaatattatatatatttttcaaaatatcaaaaataatttattgaattttagAAGAGAAGAGAACTAGGGTGGTTTTTCACCaataaaatatatcaaattaataaGAATGAAGTCAAGTGGAGTTTGGAGAGCAATAAGTAAAGTTATTAATGGaagaaaattatatattttttcttttgttatttgagaGTTTAACAAAGAGATGAAGACTTTatcatttatcaatttttttaatgtATGTTAGCTGGGTACTAATTATAAACCAATTCGGGTTAAAAATTGttagtttatttgtttgtttaaatAAATATCAAGTTAATATGATAAGTATTTTACTTTGAGTTTAGCTATGCTCATAGAGCACAAGTTAAGATTattatgaataaaaaattttaaatattttattttgataaatatataataattacatGTATTTTNNNNNNTATTATCTTTATATTAAAATATCTTTAAGAAagtagggaaaaaaaaaagatttttttcatTGCCTATTAATGTAAacaaaagtcaaagcatgaatgcCATACTAAATTCAAATATAACTGACGACACTACATTAGTCAAAGCGCAAATCGCATAGGGAAAAATGTTAATTAATTAGTTGAATTGTTCTTATTTTTGTCATGTTTTGTTTATGGTAAGTTCAGTCAACGAGATTTTGTCATAGTAAAAGACGAAGCTGTGGAGGTATTTAAAAACCGAGCGCGTAAGGATTATGGTCAACAAAGTCCTACTTATATCTTACCGTTATAAACaacacaataaatttataactccaataattaatttgttaatttctataaataattcattaaatataataaacattcatattataaatgtaataataatattaataatcataataaattttactttacaaatattcaaatttcatatTATTTCAACTACTTATATAACTTTCTAATCACTATTCCTTCAAATGACATCAAATTTAGTACGAAAAATTTATTTTCTAGctacacaacatctcaaacttATTCAATAGAGTATCATTCTTTGAATAATATTACCAAACAAAAAGACAATTGGTTTATCAAAGTTTGCGTAGTTCATCTATAGAAAACATTAACACCCACAAATGAAGAAGAGTCTCTTTGcttagaaatgattatattaaatgaaaagataaaaaaaaatatttattatattttttaattgaatttaacAAAAACATAgttaaagaaattaaagatctaaTTTTGAACATTTTCCAAGACTATTTTAAATTTGCATCACTTGAGACATTGTCTGACAAAGTGGGTCAAAGAAAAATACTaacaggtaattttattttatattattttaattatttttattaaaaaaatctacacatttttgttcttttattGTAGATGTCATTGGAAAACTACATCAAGagattaaaaagaaagaaaaccatacaaattcaagacacatcttTAGAAGAAAAAATATACATGCAAAAATGGAACAAGAAAACATAATAGAAAGTGCATacaactcaacaattcataaatAACATGTTTTCATAAGAATCTACTacagaaagaaaaaaacaacaattctaacaataaccaataaagaaaaaggaggacgAGCGCCACATAAAAAGACTAAGTccatcaactaaaacaaatgcaaaaatcaaatcaCCAAATAAAAATATCACTTTGTACAACTTTAACATCCAATATtttttgtactacaaattattttaaacaaaGCACATTTCAAATTTAACTTTAATTCTACAAAACATAaccatttttaatatttattatatactattatTAATTTACCGTCCACGCGtaagtcttattttaattaatataagtCCTCTATATAAAATATTTGTCACACTCTTTAATGTATGAGGATCTATAATTTAGTAAATAAAACTATTAAACGCTTCGAAAGatactataaaaaaaaataaacatacatGAATTATTACTCATAAATATCACACCTtcgtatattttttataaaatttaactattataataaatttttaaattattattatttttcatttcttagttaaaaaaaaataaaactttttttcaataaacaaaacaaacaaactcaCAATATtataatgatctaaaaattaaaaacaacttGGAACAAAAAATCGCTACTTTTTATTAATCCAACTGCCACAAGCAACTAAATATTCCTCTAaactttattaaaaataaaaaatacaaaaggaGTCCCACAATTTCTTTCACATGCTTATACACTTATTATCCCTTTTACACAAATTGAAACCCCAATTTCCTAAATTTTCCATTTCGTGCCAGAAAAAAGAAAATTGGTTTCATTCATTGAAATTCACGCAACAGAGAACAATCTGCTCTTGCAAATTCTGAATCGAATCAAGGGACTAAGAAGACGAACTTTTTGTTATGAGAACAGAAAAACGATAATGAGCGTGAGGAATCACACCCCATTCTTCGGGACTGAAGTTCATGCTTCTTTTGAAGGTAACAACAGCAGCTTCAGAAAAAGCCAAAGGAACTTCCCAAAAAAGGGTTTCCTTCGTTGGAGTGTTGTTTCTGCAAAACAAGGATTCCCGGTAAGCCAAGCATTTAGGTTTCCTCAATTTTGTTACCCTTCCCCGTTTTAAACCCTAAAACTAACGCTAAGTCTTGATTTGATTGCAAGGCTCGAAAGGTTCAGAGCCTACATGatggagaagaaaataaaacttatTGGCGGCATCATTGAAGCACCAAATGTTGAGAAGATGATCTTTCTTGAGATGATTCCTCCTAGCAATTTCGCACCAAGAAGAACTCGCTAGATTATAAGTTGATGCAGAGGTCATATTCCACTTCTTCAGAACCTGATCATGGCACACTTCACCTGACGGTTCTACGAGCCCTACTTTCATCCCAATCAGCCGCCCCTTCCCATCCCGAGCCTCAAGAACCCTCATAATCGCTGCGTCTTTGTGTGCCAAGAACTTGCACTCCTCGTTTATCTGCTTCTCCGGCATCGCTAACCGGCTGTTATTAGGCTCCAAGTCTGTCTTTGTTAACTTCCTTTGCATCACAAAAGTTACATCAAATCCTTTCAGGGAAGCAATAATCGCCTTGAAAATTTCCGGAAGCTCTGGAATATCAGTCTTTGCTGTTGATGTAGATGCCAATGTGGATACTGTTGAAGGCAATGTAAATGTCAATGTGGATGTTGAAGGGGATGTAGATGGCAATGTGGATTCTGTTGAAGGCGATGTAGATGTCGATGTGGATCCTGTTGAAGGCGATGATGCAGCAGTATTCTTCTTATTCAGCGTTCTCTTGCCTTTATTCTCTTTCATGCTTGCCTTTCCCAGAGAGTGGTGCATCTTCAACGCTTTGGAGAACCTCTTGAGTTCCGCACGGTCCTCCTCGCAGTAGAGACTCTTGTTTGCCTTAATTGCTGCCCGGTTC is a genomic window of Arachis ipaensis cultivar K30076 chromosome B06, Araip1.1, whole genome shotgun sequence containing:
- the LOC107647747 gene encoding mitogen-activated protein kinase kinase kinase NPK1-like — protein: MSDLQWKKVEVLGAGSYGTVSLAILVDEQNRFHSFIAVKSSIPRLAFSLEKEEQIFKSLWEGESGGCQEIIECFGTEITVEHGHQFYNLFLEYAPYGSLADLIHKKPLPETEVSVYARMIVKGLSHIHRKGIVHCDLKPENILVFPSLDKEIANYQLKIADFGLSKTKEEKADVELWKSKPRGTPSYLSPEAFSGHIDAPMDIWALGCIVIEMLTGLPAWGESPLLIEELRYLVEHHELSPRKPQGIGFFCHDFLEKCFTKDPSKRWTADRVLDHPFLYITHNDQQPQHSLAIPEDDLGVKRVRDLKKRKREEPVASGTLRIWNLEFIEEEDEEGEGAVEKRVWEWRKRLVEKMNGIELNLEGVKFKLDVSVPVSDDFEAMKKDWEQNLNVAEDDDPGKVANEDSGDLVSGLYCKIVVQFEKYRDFHDALRVLCGRSLQKVLACF
- the LOC107605602 gene encoding uncharacterized protein LOC107605602; translated protein: MPKVASLSAFLSSMGSVPVLKWPRNGYRKLNHKESDNALLPMTELKKGNKASFEKSKSCLESSDESYDKQLYGWYGAIQRQIRRSQYQMRYSQPVRITVSIVVLLCLIVLIVIRAM
- the LOC107605603 gene encoding uncharacterized protein LOC107605603, with protein sequence MPKVASLSAFLSSMGSVPVLKWPRNGYRKLNHKESDNALLPMTELKKGNKASFEKSQSCLESSDESYDKQLYGWYGAIQRQIRRSQYQMRYSQPVRITVSIVVLLCLIVLIAIRAM
- the LOC107647748 gene encoding uncharacterized protein LOC107647748, whose amino-acid sequence is MVAKMRSKKALKELLKLDLKTIEAMAPNPFRLTRIDVLVSLQDPEYCKVNRAAIKANKSLYCEEDRAELKRFSKALKMHHSLGKASMKENKGKRTLNKKNTAASSPSTGSTSTSTSPSTESTLPSTSPSTSTLTFTLPSTVSTLASTSTAKTDIPELPEIFKAIIASLKGFDVTFVMQRKLTKTDLEPNNSRLAMPEKQINEECKFLAHKDAAIMRVLEARDGKGRLIGMKVGLVEPSGEVCHDQVLKKWNMTSASTYNLASSSWCEIARRNHLKKDHLLNIWCFNDAANKFYFLLHHVGSEPFEPCNQIKT